The DNA region GGCCAAGAGAATCATGTTCTGGTTTTGGATAAATCGAACTTCACCGAAACATTGAGTAAACACAGCTTCATAGTTGTCAAATTCTATGCTCCATGGTGCGGAGCCTGTGTAAGAATTGCTCCCGAGGTAATTTACTGAATCGTGTTTGATCATTGATCCTTGTTATTTCATATCCATGATCATTGATCCTTGTTATTTCATATCTATGATCATTGATCCTATTGATCTGTATGAGTTTGATCTATCAGTAATGTAATGTATTCAATGTTGTGTAGTATGAGAAGGCTGCTTCCATATTGAGTACTCACGATCCTGAAATAGTTCTTGCTAAAATTGATGTAACTGATGGAATAAACAAAGAGCTCGGGGAGCAATTTAAGATTCAAGGTGTTCCGTCTATTAAGATATTCAGGGGCGGTGAAGATGAGATTCAGGAGTATAATGGTCCACGTAAAGCTGATGGTATAGCAAAATACTTGATTAAACAGCTTGGACCTGCTTCGGTTGAAGTGAAATCTGTAGAAGATGCAGACAATCTTGTTGATTCGAAAGGGATGTCTATTGTAAGtgattgttgatgatgatgatgatgatataaatttgttattttattctctCGATTGAACTAATTCAATTGAGTGACTGTTTCTCCAGGttgggatatttcctaaatTTTCTGGAGAGGAGTTTGATAACTTTCTAGCTTTAGCTGTAAAGTTGAGATCTGATTACAGTTTCGGTCATACTTTGGATGCAAAGTTCATTTCTGAAGGCGACAAGTCAATTACTGGACCAACATTGAGGTTATTGAAGCCATTTGATGAACGATATGTCGATTCTCAGGTATTCCAGTATTATTGTTTCTTTGCCATTGGGATAAGTACTGAAATTGGTGGAATATTGTTGCCTTTATTTGCAGGATTTTCAAGTGGATGCCATGGTGAAGTTTATTGAAGAAGTAACCATACCTCATGTGACAGTCTATAATACTGAACCGATGAATCAAGCAATGATTTCCAAGTTTTGGCAAAATCAAAACACAAAGGTACATTGATCTGAATTCCTAGTTGTGGATTACATTTATCAAATAGACTTATTAGATGATAACACAAAGGCATTGACAGGTATTGATGTTTACGAACTTTAGCAGTGTTCTTCACCATACCTTGGAGTCAAACTATCACGAAACTGCAGTGGAGTATAAAGGGAAGGGATTAAGTTTCCTATTGATTGATTTTGAAATCAACGATCGTCTAGCAGAGGTTATTACAATTTTGCGTCCATGACTAACAAGGATAGAATTATATAGACTATTTTATCATCTATCCATATTAACcaaagtttttttcttcttcttttcaccCCCAGTATTTCACAGTTAAGGGTGAAGATACACCTCTCATTCTTATACAAGAGAGCAGTGGGAAGAAGTTTATTAAGGAGAACATTAAACCTGATCAAATATTGAATTCTTTGAAGGAATATAAGGTATTGCTTCTACTAATGTTAAAGTTTGCATTACCAGAACAAGAACAGTCTTATCATTTCTCATGATTTTGCAGGATGGTGTGTTAAAACCATTTGTAAAGTCTCAGCCAATTCCAGAAGTAAACGACGAACCTGTGAAAGTGGTAGTTGCTGATAGCTTCGaagaaattgtattgaattcggGAAAGAATGGTGTGTATCTTCTCCATCATTGTTCACTCTAATGTTATGACCTGATTTCAGAATGTATTTGACAAGATCATGTTCCCCATTCAACAGTTTTGCTTGAGTTGTACTCCCCTGGATGTCAATACTGCGAGAAGTTGGCCCCGATTTTGGAAGAAGTGGCGATTACTTATAAGAATGATCTGGATATCCTCATTGCAAAGATggtataatacaaatattattgtttgcTTTGCTCccattttttttgattttttttttttattttgggttGTGACATGATGAGGTTTTGTTGTGATAATTGTAGGATGCAACAGAAAATGATGTGACAAATGAAAACTTTACGGTTCGAGGTTACCCATCAATCTACTTCAAATCAAGCACTGGTGATGTATTGCAGTATCTTGAAGATCATAATAAGGAGGAGATTATTGAGTTCATAGAAGAGAACAGGGAAAAAATAGAACAACCTACAGCTTCTTCTGattctgaagaagaagaagaagaagactctgTAAAGGATGAGCTATGATAAGGCCTCATCCTTTTCAATCTCTTTTTTGACATTAGAGTATTTTCTTCCTTGGATAAAAATGGATTCAGAACATTAAGCATAGTTCTTACAATTAGTTTATTGGCTTGCCTTGAATATACAAGACAATTAACCTAAAATCATGTCAAATTTCTAGCTGTTGGATTACAATAAAATTTGGAGACAGATTTTTTTAGACATTACCAATGATTTCTTAAACAGTGTGGGTAGTAGTAGAAGGCGACATTTTTGGCATATTATTAAAGCAGGAAAACTGGttcatttctttcaattttttccTGGGCTACACACCTTAATTGGTTCTGTTACATTGTGACCCTAcattagaaaattttatgttatcTACAAGTATATAGTATAAATAAGCCTATAGGGTATAGGCTATAAGGGACCCTCATAAAAATTCTCCAACTTTTTCAACACAAAAAGGCAGATACAGTCACATGCATTTGCCAATTTCTTCCATCATTCAGCACCCTAAAGTTAATAGCATTCATACAACTTCCATTTTACACTTGCCCAAATAGTCCTACCAATTATGATTTCTCCCACACACTCGCttcatttgaaaaaactttattttcatGTCGGACTAATTTCAGGTTTTTAATGTGATCCACCAGATGAATGAGTTGTCAAGTATAATTTGTCAAATGGGAAACCAAGTTTATACTATAATGAAATCTCGGTTAGAGTAGATACCTTTATTTCAGACTGTATTAGAAAATCATTCAGTGTTGCGAGGGACTTCAGTTGGCGACCGAGGGAGGCTATTGTTTTCTTGCAATCTGCAAGTCTCCTAGCAGCAGCAGCTTCCAGCTCCTTATCCTGCcataaacattcaaaattaatgaataaataatgaataCTGAAATGGTTTCATCTtttcaaaactaaaaattaaagaacTGACCTGCTTTATTTGCAATGATCGTTTTAGATTATCTTGTAATTTCTGATATCTATCTTCCCGTTCCTTCTTAAGTTCTTCTTCCATGGCGACAAGCTTTGTCTCGGCTATACATTTGGCTTCAAT from Impatiens glandulifera chromosome 5, dImpGla2.1, whole genome shotgun sequence includes:
- the LOC124939587 gene encoding protein disulfide-isomerase-like; the encoded protein is MASGLSLSFFIFFLAILCSVNIQIVQGQENHVLVLDKSNFTETLSKHSFIVVKFYAPWCGACVRIAPEYEKAASILSTHDPEIVLAKIDVTDGINKELGEQFKIQGVPSIKIFRGGEDEIQEYNGPRKADGIAKYLIKQLGPASVEVKSVEDADNLVDSKGMSIVGIFPKFSGEEFDNFLALAVKLRSDYSFGHTLDAKFISEGDKSITGPTLRLLKPFDERYVDSQDFQVDAMVKFIEEVTIPHVTVYNTEPMNQAMISKFWQNQNTKVH